A stretch of Candidatus Obscuribacter sp. DNA encodes these proteins:
- a CDS encoding oxidoreductase — protein sequence RSLWQYLLEHRDDYGKLILIYGMRHCEEILFHDEINALMELPDIEVYLAAEDANVCLLPHIPMEAGRVTDLLDHLDISPDMQFAVCGPPVMYRFVVDNLAHKNVKDKNIWLSLERHMKCGFGKCGHCYIGGHFTCKEGPVFDLPALKTMSEVIEVGTGKQ from the coding sequence CGTTCTCTGTGGCAATATCTGCTTGAGCATAGAGACGACTATGGCAAACTGATACTTATCTATGGCATGAGACACTGCGAAGAGATTCTCTTCCATGATGAAATCAATGCCCTCATGGAACTACCTGATATCGAAGTCTATCTGGCAGCAGAAGACGCCAATGTCTGTCTTTTGCCTCATATCCCCATGGAAGCAGGGCGAGTCACTGACCTGCTTGATCACCTGGATATTAGCCCCGACATGCAATTTGCTGTATGCGGACCACCAGTGATGTACCGCTTTGTGGTAGACAACCTGGCACACAAAAATGTCAAAGACAAAAACATCTGGCTATCGCTTGAGCGCCACATGAAGTGCGGCTTTGGCAAATGTGGTCATTGCTATATCGGTGGCCACTTTACCTGCAAAGAAGGTCCAGTATTTGACCTGCCTGCTCTCAAAACTATGTCTGAAGTAATCGAAGTCGGTACAGGTAAACAATGA